A genome region from Verrucomicrobiota bacterium includes the following:
- a CDS encoding LysR family transcriptional regulator, producing MQIETFKVFCDLVETASFSKAAELNSITQSAVSQQIRGLEQKFKVALIERGKKHFLVTAEGRVFLEAGKEILRAYGSLGDRIRQLQAMVVGELKIATVHSIGLYQLPRNLKAFRSSFPAVQIVVEYLHSSQVYDQVASGGADLGLVAFPNRRKGMLVESYWKDKLVLICHPGHHLAKQQRVTLSALQGEPFISFEADNPTRKAINRFLKQNRARLRRTMECHNLETLKRAVAIENGISIVPFVTVREERRAGTLATVEIEPPEMWQPIGLVQRRNRIPPRVVQAFVTMLRRRKML from the coding sequence ATGCAAATTGAAACCTTCAAGGTTTTCTGTGATCTGGTTGAGACCGCCAGCTTTTCCAAAGCCGCCGAGCTAAATTCCATAACGCAAAGCGCCGTCAGCCAGCAGATCCGTGGCCTGGAGCAGAAATTCAAAGTGGCCCTGATCGAACGCGGGAAAAAACATTTTCTGGTCACCGCCGAGGGGCGGGTGTTCCTGGAGGCCGGCAAAGAGATTCTGCGTGCGTACGGCAGCCTTGGCGACCGGATCCGGCAGTTGCAGGCGATGGTCGTCGGCGAACTCAAGATCGCCACCGTTCACAGCATCGGCCTGTACCAATTGCCCCGGAACCTGAAGGCGTTTCGAAGTTCCTTTCCCGCCGTGCAGATCGTGGTGGAGTATTTACATTCAAGCCAGGTCTACGACCAAGTGGCCTCGGGCGGAGCCGATCTGGGCTTGGTGGCCTTTCCGAACCGTCGCAAGGGCATGCTGGTCGAGAGTTACTGGAAAGATAAACTCGTGCTGATCTGCCACCCTGGCCATCACCTGGCAAAACAGCAGAGAGTCACCTTGTCGGCCTTGCAGGGTGAACCTTTCATTTCATTCGAAGCAGACAACCCGACGCGCAAAGCCATCAACCGTTTTTTGAAACAAAACCGGGCACGACTCCGTCGCACGATGGAGTGTCACAATCTGGAGACGCTCAAACGGGCGGTCGCGATCGAGAACGGCATTTCGATTGTCCCTTTCGTCACCGTGCGCGAGGAACGCCGGGCCGGCACCCTGGCCACCGTGGAGATTGAGCCGCCGGAAATGTGGCAGCCGATCGGCTTGGTGCAACGCCGGAACCGGATTCCGCCGAGGGTCGTGCAGGCGTTTGTGACGATGCTGAGAAGGAGAAAAATGCTTTGA
- the mdoH gene encoding glucans biosynthesis glucosyltransferase MdoH codes for MGGNKAARFVQFAGSVSLEQAFENKVRSRRLAVLMVTAGLFLLGLWLLSDIYTAEGWTPLRALSFALFALLFAGLAFGFTQAFLGFLALADGNEPLKITNTLDPSTPLASTAVIIPVFNEDPATVFGNLRALYESLRRRGELEAFEFYILSDSTDPSRAVMEELAWTDLCRQADGFGRIHYRRRKLPVNRKSGNVADFCRRWGHRHRYMVVLDADSIMTGEAVASLVRLMEVNPRAGIIQTMPRLAKAETLFGRVQQFAARVYSPIFAAGLNFWQQETGNYWGHNAIIRIAPFLTCCGLPELPGSEPLGGRILSHDFVEAALMRAHGWEVWFAYDLDGSYEGLPPNLTEYVKRDRRWCQGNLQHAWFLLARGVRGISRLHLIQGILAYASAPLLLLFILAGGLQAALDHLRHRAGNAAPASSLVLFLLTLSLLFGPKLLSLLHLFSRPHELKSYGGPWRVTAGVILETLFSVLTVPVMVWFHTRFVLRNLAGQTVSWHTQTRDGGNGPRWRDVLAEYWPLPAAAAVFGPAAWWIGHDYAVWLAPILLGLWLAAPVVQLSGRKGVLSRFFQTPEETAPAPELIHNYRLNLRDGDGLVHALLDPYYNAVHASLQPKRVRNAPAVEDYVAGLAAKLFREGPDALSAREKRAVLADGPTVARLHDLIWRTPGQLMNPFWTRAIEGYRSRRPASPSEAQRSAERARATALLAA; via the coding sequence ATGGGTGGGAATAAAGCCGCCCGGTTTGTGCAATTTGCCGGTTCCGTCAGCCTGGAACAGGCATTTGAAAACAAAGTACGCAGCCGGCGTCTGGCGGTGTTGATGGTAACGGCAGGACTGTTCCTGCTGGGTTTGTGGCTCTTATCGGACATTTATACCGCGGAAGGCTGGACGCCTCTGCGAGCACTGAGTTTCGCTCTTTTTGCCCTTTTGTTCGCCGGGCTGGCGTTTGGTTTCACGCAGGCGTTTCTCGGCTTTCTCGCGCTGGCCGATGGAAATGAACCCCTGAAAATCACGAATACACTCGACCCGTCGACCCCTTTGGCGTCGACGGCGGTGATTATACCGGTTTTCAACGAGGACCCTGCCACCGTCTTTGGAAACCTGAGAGCCTTGTATGAATCGCTTCGCCGGCGCGGGGAACTGGAGGCCTTCGAGTTTTATATCCTGAGCGATTCAACCGATCCGTCGCGGGCGGTGATGGAGGAATTGGCGTGGACGGATCTGTGCCGGCAAGCAGACGGTTTCGGCCGTATCCATTACCGGCGGCGCAAGCTTCCGGTGAATCGCAAGAGCGGCAACGTGGCTGATTTCTGCCGCCGGTGGGGGCACCGGCACCGGTATATGGTGGTGCTGGATGCCGACAGCATCATGACGGGTGAAGCGGTGGCCTCTTTGGTTCGACTCATGGAGGTCAATCCCCGGGCCGGTATCATCCAGACCATGCCGCGGTTGGCCAAGGCGGAGACGCTGTTCGGCCGGGTGCAGCAGTTTGCTGCCCGGGTGTATTCACCGATTTTTGCCGCGGGCCTGAACTTTTGGCAGCAGGAGACGGGAAATTACTGGGGGCATAACGCGATTATCCGCATCGCGCCCTTTCTGACCTGCTGCGGGTTGCCCGAACTTCCCGGGTCGGAACCGCTCGGAGGCCGGATCCTGAGCCATGACTTTGTGGAGGCGGCGCTGATGCGTGCCCATGGCTGGGAAGTGTGGTTTGCCTACGACCTTGACGGAAGCTACGAGGGCCTGCCTCCGAACCTGACGGAATACGTCAAGCGAGACCGGCGCTGGTGCCAGGGGAACCTGCAACACGCCTGGTTTCTGCTGGCGCGCGGGGTCCGGGGTATCAGCCGGTTGCATCTGATTCAAGGCATTCTGGCCTACGCCTCGGCGCCGCTTTTGCTGCTGTTCATTCTGGCGGGCGGTTTGCAGGCGGCGCTGGATCACTTGCGTCACCGGGCCGGAAACGCAGCCCCGGCATCCTCGCTGGTGCTTTTTCTCCTGACGTTATCGCTTCTTTTCGGGCCGAAACTGCTGAGCCTCCTGCACCTGTTCTCACGTCCGCACGAGCTGAAATCGTACGGGGGCCCATGGCGGGTGACCGCCGGGGTGATTCTCGAGACGTTATTTTCCGTTCTGACCGTCCCGGTAATGGTCTGGTTTCACACCCGTTTTGTGCTGCGCAACCTGGCGGGCCAAACCGTCTCGTGGCACACGCAGACGCGCGACGGGGGCAACGGTCCGCGATGGCGCGACGTCCTGGCTGAGTACTGGCCTTTGCCGGCGGCCGCCGCGGTGTTCGGCCCGGCGGCGTGGTGGATCGGTCATGATTATGCGGTCTGGCTGGCGCCGATTCTGCTCGGGCTCTGGCTGGCTGCACCGGTCGTGCAGCTAAGCGGCCGCAAGGGGGTGTTATCCCGGTTTTTTCAAACGCCGGAGGAGACGGCGCCGGCACCGGAACTCATCCACAACTATCGTCTGAACCTCCGGGACGGGGATGGGTTGGTGCACGCGTTGCTTGATCCTTATTACAACGCGGTGCATGCATCCTTGCAGCCGAAGCGGGTGCGTAATGCGCCGGCAGTGGAAGACTATGTGGCCGGTCTGGCTGCAAAACTGTTCCGCGAAGGTCCGGATGCCCTCAGCGCGCGTGAGAAACGCGCCGTACTGGCCGACGGCCCGACCGTGGCCCGTCTTCATGACCTGATCTGGCGGACGCCAGGGCAGCTTATGAATCCGTTCTGGACCCGGGCAATCGAGGGCTACCGCAGCCGCCGGCCGGCTTCGCCTTCGGAGGCGCAGCGCTCCGCGGAAAGGGCTAGGGCAACCGCGCTTCTGGCTGCGTAG